From the Leucobacter denitrificans genome, one window contains:
- a CDS encoding class I SAM-dependent methyltransferase, with product MTRASTPGWDQLTQPGGARLLAEISALRQSGETPSAIAQRVRSESFDHDLIAAALTQSDLRERAGQKFGALADRMLFTPAGLEQASRLAVAELHATRFATAGAASVADLGCGLGAESLAFLRAGMRVRAVEIDALTAEFARHNLAVQASALESAKFDVLLGDATEVGAGDADAVFLDPARRTSGHRNTKRVSSADYAPSLDFTFGAARAARSGGVKLGPGFERELIPEDAEAQWVSIDGALVEMSLWFGEAARPGIRRVATVIHSGSKSTGPKSVSELTSESDSEDAPAQELGTYLYEPDGAVIRSRLIGKLARDLHAGMLHEHIAYLTSETLQTTPFAQAFRIVEELPFREKDLKRALQARSIGKLEIKKRGVDVDPAALRTRLRLKGENSATLILTRSASKHLALLAERC from the coding sequence GTGACACGCGCGTCAACGCCTGGCTGGGATCAGCTGACGCAGCCGGGCGGCGCTCGCCTACTCGCTGAAATCTCTGCGCTTCGCCAGTCGGGTGAGACCCCCTCGGCAATTGCCCAGCGGGTTCGGTCAGAATCTTTCGACCATGACCTCATTGCTGCTGCCCTGACACAGTCAGACTTGCGGGAGCGAGCGGGCCAGAAGTTCGGCGCGCTCGCAGACCGCATGCTATTCACCCCCGCAGGGCTTGAACAGGCCTCGAGACTTGCGGTGGCAGAGCTTCATGCAACGAGATTCGCTACTGCTGGTGCAGCCTCAGTCGCAGACCTGGGGTGTGGGCTCGGGGCTGAGTCTCTCGCATTTCTCCGGGCAGGCATGCGCGTGCGCGCAGTCGAGATCGATGCACTCACCGCAGAATTTGCGCGACACAACCTTGCTGTGCAGGCTTCAGCTCTCGAGTCAGCAAAGTTCGATGTACTCCTGGGCGATGCTACCGAAGTAGGTGCGGGCGATGCCGACGCAGTATTTCTCGACCCAGCGCGCCGCACTTCGGGTCACCGCAACACAAAGCGGGTGTCCTCAGCCGACTACGCTCCTTCGCTCGATTTCACTTTCGGTGCGGCGCGTGCCGCGCGCTCTGGTGGGGTCAAACTTGGGCCGGGATTCGAACGGGAACTCATTCCCGAAGACGCAGAGGCACAGTGGGTGTCGATAGACGGCGCTCTCGTAGAAATGAGCCTCTGGTTTGGTGAAGCGGCACGGCCAGGCATTCGCCGCGTCGCAACCGTCATACATTCTGGAAGTAAGTCAACGGGCCCGAAATCGGTTTCAGAACTCACCAGTGAGTCCGACTCAGAAGACGCGCCTGCGCAGGAACTCGGCACCTACCTGTATGAGCCCGACGGTGCTGTGATCCGCTCTCGTCTCATCGGCAAGCTCGCCCGCGACCTTCATGCGGGCATGCTGCACGAGCACATCGCGTACCTCACCTCAGAAACGTTGCAAACAACCCCGTTTGCGCAGGCCTTTCGCATAGTCGAAGAATTGCCGTTTCGTGAGAAAGACTTGAAGCGAGCACTACAGGCGCGCAGCATAGGCAAGCTCGAAATAAAGAAGCGCGGCGTGGATGTTGATCCAGCCGCGCTTCGAACGCGCTTGCGCCTCAAAGGCGAGAATTCAGCAACACTGATTCTCACCCGTTCGGCGAGCAAGCACTTGGCGTTGCTCGCCGAACGGTGCTGA
- a CDS encoding DUF4190 domain-containing protein, producing the protein MSDNTPNNEPVPNSGASAGDVPSAPPVPPAPPTAPPAAPTEPPAAPTAPPAAPQEPAYQAQAPGAPYAAPAPNYAAPAPGYSAPATVPGKTLGIVGLIVSIIFPISLIGLILSIVALVQSKKAGAGNVPAIIGIVIGLIGVIVGIVIMVSIFSLAGATTDALEACLAGAESAELLGQTLPCSQIMSGSY; encoded by the coding sequence ATGTCCGACAACACGCCGAACAACGAACCAGTGCCTAACTCAGGGGCATCAGCAGGTGACGTTCCATCGGCACCGCCAGTGCCACCGGCACCCCCAACCGCCCCGCCTGCGGCGCCAACTGAGCCGCCTGCGGCACCGACTGCACCGCCCGCAGCGCCGCAAGAACCTGCATACCAGGCACAGGCGCCGGGGGCACCATACGCAGCACCCGCACCAAACTACGCGGCCCCTGCTCCTGGCTATAGCGCGCCAGCAACTGTGCCGGGCAAGACGCTCGGCATCGTCGGGCTCATTGTCTCGATCATCTTCCCAATCTCGCTCATCGGCCTGATCCTCAGCATCGTCGCGCTCGTGCAGTCGAAGAAGGCTGGCGCGGGCAACGTTCCTGCGATCATTGGTATCGTCATCGGCCTGATCGGTGTCATCGTTGGCATTGTGATCATGGTGTCGATCTTCAGCCTCGCAGGTGCGACCACTGACGCACTTGAAGCATGCCTTGCTGGGGCTGAGTCGGCTGAGCTTCTCGGCCAGACCCTGCCTTGCTCGCAGATCATGTCGGGTAGCTACTAG
- the tsaD gene encoding tRNA (adenosine(37)-N6)-threonylcarbamoyltransferase complex transferase subunit TsaD: MNTTDPLVLGIETSCDETGVGIVRGRTLLANAIASSMDEHARFGGVIPEIAARAHLESMTSTIERALADAGVELHELDAIAVTGGPGLAGALMVGVSAAKALAVSLDKPLYAVNHLVGHVGADVLQGEGLREAVGAVGELELPTIALLVSGGHTSLLLVRDLVGDVELLGETIDDAAGEAFDKVARLLGLPYPGGPHIDRVAADGDPNAIRFPRGLTLPKYLEKHRYDFSFSGLKTSVARWVEQRSAAGEEIPVADVAASFREAVVDVLLTKALAACRDFEVPRLLLGGGVVANARLREEATERAAAAGVELRVPPLSLCTDNGAMIASLGAQLVMSGHSPSSLGFSADSTLPVTDIQLP, translated from the coding sequence ATGAACACGACGGATCCCCTCGTTCTTGGCATCGAGACGAGTTGCGACGAAACAGGCGTCGGCATCGTTCGCGGTCGTACGCTGCTCGCCAACGCGATCGCCTCGTCAATGGACGAGCACGCGCGATTCGGGGGAGTGATTCCCGAAATCGCCGCGCGAGCACACCTCGAATCTATGACGTCAACAATCGAACGGGCGCTCGCCGACGCGGGGGTTGAATTGCACGAGCTTGATGCGATTGCTGTGACAGGTGGCCCTGGTCTTGCCGGAGCGCTCATGGTGGGGGTTTCTGCGGCGAAAGCACTCGCTGTGTCTCTAGACAAACCTCTCTACGCGGTGAACCATCTCGTCGGGCACGTCGGGGCAGATGTGCTCCAGGGTGAGGGTCTGCGCGAAGCCGTGGGGGCTGTTGGCGAGCTCGAATTGCCGACCATCGCCCTGTTGGTTTCTGGGGGGCACACCTCGCTCCTTCTTGTGCGAGATCTTGTCGGAGACGTGGAATTACTCGGTGAAACCATCGACGACGCTGCAGGTGAAGCCTTTGACAAAGTTGCGCGGCTGCTGGGGTTGCCCTACCCAGGGGGCCCGCACATTGACAGGGTCGCCGCAGACGGCGACCCTAACGCCATTCGGTTCCCGCGTGGGCTCACACTGCCGAAGTACCTCGAGAAGCACCGGTACGACTTCTCGTTCTCTGGCCTAAAGACCTCGGTTGCCCGATGGGTGGAACAGCGATCCGCGGCAGGTGAAGAGATTCCTGTCGCTGACGTGGCCGCAAGTTTCCGTGAGGCTGTCGTTGATGTGCTGCTCACGAAAGCGCTCGCCGCGTGCCGTGACTTCGAGGTACCAAGGCTCCTTCTCGGAGGCGGCGTGGTCGCCAACGCGCGTCTGCGCGAGGAGGCGACTGAGCGTGCAGCCGCAGCGGGGGTAGAACTTCGAGTACCGCCGCTGTCGCTCTGTACGGACAATGGCGCGATGATCGCTTCGCTCGGCGCGCAGCTCGTGATGAGCGGACATTCGCCCTCATCGCTTGGGTTTAGTGCCGACTCGACACTCCCGGTTACCGACATTCAGTTGCCCTAA
- the rimI gene encoding ribosomal protein S18-alanine N-acetyltransferase — protein MNIRDAEPADLDAIWEIERAVFGAEAWSREMMREELHADHRRYVVLVDEADEVRGYAGLLVIGDESDIQTIAVDPGTRGGGCGRALMNTLLDTAAERGATQTFLEVRADKPVPRALYASLGFAEIGIRPRYYQPDDVDAIVMRLDMKERR, from the coding sequence GTGAACATTCGTGATGCGGAGCCGGCAGACCTAGACGCCATTTGGGAGATCGAGCGTGCGGTTTTCGGTGCCGAGGCTTGGAGCCGCGAGATGATGCGCGAAGAATTGCACGCGGATCATCGACGCTACGTGGTGCTTGTAGACGAGGCCGACGAGGTGCGTGGATACGCGGGGCTGCTCGTGATCGGTGACGAAAGTGATATCCAAACCATCGCGGTGGATCCTGGGACGCGAGGAGGCGGATGTGGACGGGCGCTCATGAATACTCTGCTCGATACCGCAGCCGAACGGGGCGCCACCCAAACGTTTCTTGAGGTGCGCGCTGACAAGCCTGTTCCGAGGGCGCTGTACGCCTCGCTGGGATTCGCGGAAATTGGCATCCGGCCCAGGTACTATCAACCCGATGACGTCGACGCGATCGTCATGCGGCTCGACATGAAGGAGAGGCGATGA
- the tsaB gene encoding tRNA (adenosine(37)-N6)-threonylcarbamoyltransferase complex dimerization subunit type 1 TsaB — MSAPLIRKVEAPELGQRVMLAIDTSLGTSVAVGASGWIAEVSSDDPRGHAEHIGTLIAQALAAATTDASSITDVVAGMGPGPFTGLRVGIAAAHAFAVGRGLSVLPLVSHDAAALDLLETGAISGVRVVQDAKRRELFVTEYSALDWAGVPVRSADPHLVPREGYVSVSNEARPERVSAAALVRLAARMLAAGREFEADRALYLRQPDVMPPSAPKPVTP; from the coding sequence ATGAGCGCACCACTAATTCGAAAGGTCGAGGCCCCCGAACTCGGTCAGCGAGTGATGCTCGCGATCGATACCTCGCTCGGCACGAGCGTCGCAGTTGGGGCTAGTGGGTGGATCGCAGAGGTATCGAGTGATGATCCGCGCGGGCACGCAGAGCACATCGGGACGCTCATCGCACAGGCGCTCGCAGCGGCCACCACCGACGCGTCAAGCATCACCGATGTGGTCGCTGGCATGGGCCCTGGCCCGTTCACTGGCCTCCGCGTTGGAATCGCCGCAGCACACGCGTTTGCTGTGGGACGCGGTCTGAGCGTGTTGCCCCTCGTAAGCCACGATGCAGCCGCACTCGACTTGCTCGAAACGGGAGCGATCTCGGGCGTACGCGTGGTGCAAGACGCGAAGCGACGCGAGTTGTTTGTGACCGAGTACAGCGCGCTTGATTGGGCGGGTGTGCCGGTGCGCAGCGCCGATCCACACCTCGTACCGCGGGAAGGCTATGTGAGCGTCAGCAACGAAGCGCGGCCCGAGCGGGTGTCGGCCGCGGCTCTTGTGCGCCTCGCCGCCAGAATGCTCGCCGCGGGGCGCGAGTTCGAAGCGGATCGAGCGCTGTACCTGAGACAGCCCGATGTCATGCCGCCGTCAGCGCCGAAACCGGTCACGCCGTGA
- the tsaE gene encoding tRNA (adenosine(37)-N6)-threonylcarbamoyltransferase complex ATPase subunit type 1 TsaE — MHELGVKLGRVLAAGDLVILTGPLGAGKTTLTRGIGEGLGVRGPVQSPTFVIARTHPSLVGGAPLVHVDAYRLANIDEIEDLDLDFEGSVVVAEWGSGLTGTRDSWVEIVIERPVGGDSEPEDDATEDAPIEPRVITVTGHGTRWHDGVIS, encoded by the coding sequence ATGCATGAACTCGGCGTGAAGCTCGGGCGCGTGCTTGCTGCTGGTGACCTCGTGATCTTGACGGGTCCACTGGGGGCGGGCAAGACCACGCTCACTCGGGGCATCGGCGAGGGGCTCGGGGTTCGCGGGCCCGTGCAGAGCCCAACATTCGTCATCGCGCGAACACATCCATCGCTCGTTGGCGGTGCTCCGCTTGTGCACGTGGATGCCTACCGACTCGCAAATATTGACGAGATTGAAGACCTCGATTTAGATTTTGAGGGGTCGGTCGTCGTCGCAGAGTGGGGTAGCGGTCTCACCGGCACCCGCGACTCCTGGGTTGAGATAGTGATCGAGCGACCCGTTGGCGGCGACAGCGAACCAGAGGACGACGCAACAGAAGACGCGCCGATCGAGCCGCGAGTTATTACGGTGACCGGTCACGGAACCCGGTGGCATGATGGAGTGATCTCATGA
- the alr gene encoding alanine racemase, giving the protein MRTGNMRVAEVSIEAIHHNVRRISEVTSGGQIIVVVKACGYGHGAVIAAEAAMSGGATMIATADLEEALQLRDAGVTAPLLCWLHGPRVDFAPAISASIEVGVSRLSHLEALAAAAKELGTTATLQFKVDTGLSRNGAAKEEWETLFARGAELEREGLVRVRGIFSHLANAGEEADHAQGEVFDEAVRMLREAGSEPEMIHLAASAATFSRPKLHYNTVRVGLAAYGLSPFVEKTSAQLGLVPAMTLRSEIVALRGVPAGTGVSYGFNHVCEVATTLALVPIGYADGMPRALNGNGAWVTIAGEPRPIVGRIGMDQFIVDVGPLAGRVELGEPVVLFGDPERGYPAIEVWSRLMRTINYEILVGIGPRVIRQAAE; this is encoded by the coding sequence ATGAGAACCGGAAATATGCGTGTGGCCGAGGTATCGATTGAGGCGATCCACCACAATGTGCGTAGGATCAGTGAGGTCACCTCTGGCGGTCAGATCATCGTCGTTGTGAAGGCCTGCGGATACGGTCACGGTGCGGTGATTGCGGCCGAGGCAGCGATGAGCGGCGGCGCGACGATGATTGCCACGGCAGATCTCGAAGAAGCGCTGCAGCTGCGTGACGCCGGTGTGACTGCGCCACTGCTGTGCTGGCTCCACGGTCCGCGCGTAGATTTTGCTCCGGCAATCTCGGCATCGATTGAGGTGGGAGTGAGTCGTCTCTCGCATCTCGAGGCGCTTGCGGCGGCGGCGAAAGAACTTGGCACGACGGCGACTCTGCAATTCAAGGTAGATACGGGCTTGAGCCGCAACGGTGCGGCCAAGGAAGAGTGGGAGACACTGTTCGCCCGTGGCGCTGAACTTGAACGCGAGGGGCTCGTGCGTGTCCGCGGCATCTTTAGCCACCTTGCGAACGCGGGGGAAGAAGCCGACCACGCACAGGGCGAGGTGTTTGACGAAGCAGTACGCATGTTGCGTGAGGCTGGGTCCGAGCCTGAGATGATCCACCTCGCTGCAAGCGCGGCTACGTTCTCTCGGCCGAAGCTTCACTACAACACAGTGCGCGTCGGGCTTGCGGCGTATGGGTTGAGTCCTTTTGTCGAGAAGACCTCGGCGCAGTTGGGCTTAGTTCCCGCGATGACGCTGCGTTCTGAGATTGTTGCGCTGCGCGGAGTACCTGCGGGCACCGGTGTTTCATATGGCTTCAACCATGTGTGCGAGGTTGCGACGACGCTCGCACTCGTGCCGATTGGGTACGCTGACGGCATGCCGCGTGCGCTCAACGGAAACGGCGCTTGGGTGACGATTGCGGGGGAGCCGCGCCCGATCGTCGGTCGCATCGGTATGGATCAGTTCATCGTCGACGTCGGGCCACTTGCGGGTCGCGTCGAGCTCGGCGAACCGGTGGTGCTGTTTGGCGACCCAGAGCGTGGGTATCCCGCTATTGAGGTATGGTCGCGACTCATGCGCACGATCAACTATGAGATTCTCGTGGGCATTGGCCCTCGAGTGATACGCCAGGCGGCTGAGTAG
- a CDS encoding holo-ACP synthase — MIVGIGVDMVDIARFERQLERTPKLRARLFSAQEQSLAGHSLAARFAAREALIKALGDSWHLTWGDFEVTRDERRAPEFVMNPALESVLRTRGADRIHLTMTHEAGIATAFVVLEGGGAS, encoded by the coding sequence GTGATTGTCGGCATCGGGGTCGACATGGTCGACATAGCGCGTTTTGAGCGGCAGCTCGAGCGCACTCCGAAGCTGCGCGCTCGCCTGTTCAGCGCGCAAGAGCAGTCGCTCGCTGGGCACTCGCTTGCGGCGCGATTCGCCGCACGTGAAGCACTGATCAAGGCACTCGGCGATTCGTGGCACCTCACTTGGGGTGATTTCGAGGTGACCCGCGACGAACGCCGGGCGCCAGAGTTCGTTATGAACCCCGCGCTCGAGTCGGTGCTGCGCACCCGAGGGGCAGATCGGATTCACCTCACGATGACGCACGAGGCAGGAATCGCAACGGCGTTTGTTGTTCTTGAAGGTGGGGGTGCCAGCTGA
- the glmS gene encoding glutamine--fructose-6-phosphate transaminase (isomerizing), with protein MCGIVGYVGPNDTVEALLNGLRRLEYRGYDSAGVAVIDAAGGVSVRKKAGKLANLEGVLEVSPLEATGTGIGHTRWATHGGPTDVNAHPHLGDEGRLAVIHNGIVENFAELRDEVTSRGAELESETDTEVVAALLGLEVQETGDLETAFRRVVKRLHGTFTLLAMHQNEPGKVVAARHHSPLVVGVGDGENFLGSDVAAFVSSTRRAIAVDEDNIAVITPDAIRIVDFDGAPVEFEEYEVQWDAGAADKGGWSSFMAKEISEQPDAIGNTLRGRLVDGHVDIPELTELGEPRLREVDRIIIIACGTASYAGMIGAYAIEQWARVPVQVELSHEFRYRDPVLTDRTMVISVSQSGETMDTLMAVKYAIERGVTTVSVCNTQSATIPRESDAAVYTHAGPEVAVASTKAFVAQITALYLIGLHLGRVRGTLAADAEAEAVRQFETLPEKMAEAVATHEQIAQLAHWMADTRSVLFLGRHVGYPAALEGALKLKEIAYIHAEGFAAGELKHGPIALIDHGQPVFVLVPSPRTSPLMHAKVVSNIQEIRARGARVIAIVEKGDTAVLPYTDDVVRLPLSDALFDPILQVVPLQWFALELSTAKGLDVDQPRNLAKSVTVE; from the coding sequence ATGTGTGGAATCGTTGGATACGTCGGCCCGAATGATACTGTCGAAGCGCTGCTGAACGGGCTGCGGCGGCTCGAGTACCGCGGCTACGATTCCGCCGGCGTTGCGGTTATAGACGCTGCAGGTGGCGTGTCGGTGCGCAAGAAGGCTGGCAAGCTCGCGAACCTCGAAGGGGTGCTTGAGGTTAGCCCTCTCGAGGCGACCGGTACGGGTATTGGTCACACTCGCTGGGCTACGCACGGCGGGCCAACAGACGTGAATGCGCACCCGCACCTGGGTGATGAGGGCAGGCTCGCAGTGATCCACAATGGCATCGTGGAGAACTTCGCCGAGCTGCGTGACGAGGTGACCAGTCGCGGTGCTGAGCTTGAGAGCGAAACCGACACTGAGGTGGTCGCCGCACTTCTCGGTTTAGAGGTGCAAGAAACTGGCGACCTTGAAACTGCGTTTCGGCGTGTCGTGAAGCGGCTTCACGGTACCTTCACGCTGCTCGCGATGCATCAGAATGAGCCGGGCAAGGTTGTTGCCGCGAGGCACCACTCGCCGCTCGTCGTCGGTGTCGGTGACGGAGAAAACTTCCTCGGCTCCGACGTCGCGGCATTCGTGTCGTCGACAAGGCGTGCGATCGCGGTCGACGAAGACAACATCGCCGTGATCACACCTGATGCTATTCGTATCGTCGATTTCGATGGGGCTCCCGTCGAATTCGAGGAGTACGAAGTCCAGTGGGACGCAGGGGCGGCCGACAAGGGTGGCTGGTCGTCCTTCATGGCGAAAGAGATCAGTGAGCAGCCCGATGCGATCGGAAACACGCTTCGCGGTCGCCTGGTCGATGGTCACGTCGATATCCCTGAACTCACCGAGTTGGGTGAGCCGCGCTTGCGCGAGGTGGATCGCATCATCATCATCGCCTGCGGCACCGCATCGTACGCTGGCATGATCGGCGCGTACGCGATTGAGCAGTGGGCGCGGGTGCCCGTGCAGGTCGAGCTCAGCCACGAGTTCCGGTACCGCGATCCGGTGCTCACGGATCGCACTATGGTGATCTCGGTGAGCCAGTCGGGGGAGACGATGGACACCCTGATGGCGGTGAAGTACGCGATCGAGCGCGGTGTCACGACGGTATCGGTGTGTAACACGCAGAGCGCGACGATTCCCAGGGAATCGGATGCGGCGGTGTACACGCACGCTGGGCCCGAAGTCGCAGTGGCATCAACGAAGGCATTCGTGGCGCAAATTACGGCGCTGTATCTGATTGGCCTGCATCTTGGCCGCGTGCGGGGAACGCTTGCGGCTGACGCCGAAGCTGAGGCCGTACGCCAATTCGAGACGCTTCCTGAGAAGATGGCAGAGGCTGTAGCGACGCACGAGCAGATTGCCCAACTCGCACACTGGATGGCGGATACGCGCTCGGTGCTCTTCCTCGGCCGTCACGTCGGGTACCCGGCAGCACTTGAGGGTGCGCTCAAGCTCAAAGAGATCGCATACATCCACGCTGAGGGGTTCGCGGCTGGTGAGCTCAAGCACGGTCCGATTGCGCTCATTGATCACGGCCAGCCAGTTTTCGTGCTTGTGCCAAGCCCCCGCACCTCGCCGCTCATGCACGCGAAGGTCGTCTCGAACATTCAAGAGATCCGTGCTCGCGGTGCGCGAGTGATTGCGATCGTCGAAAAGGGCGACACCGCGGTTCTCCCGTACACAGACGACGTTGTGCGCCTGCCGCTCTCCGACGCACTGTTCGACCCGATTCTTCAGGTGGTGCCGCTCCAGTGGTTCGCACTCGAACTGTCGACTGCGAAGGGTCTCGATGTTGACCAGCCGCGAAACCTCGCGAAATCGGTAACAGTCGAGTGA
- the coaA gene encoding type I pantothenate kinase yields the protein MSQKHSEAQATDDLSTETVGLDTQTLIRPDLTSPFTEIDRDEWARLAGETPMPLTEQEVDAFRGLGEVLDLVEVSEVYRPLSRLINQYAIAAREMHQRTRKFLHRENERPSTFVIGVAGSVAVGKSTVARILRDLLARWPETPNVSLVTTDGFLYPNAELDRRGLTDRKGFPESYDRRALLRFVSQVKSGMPEVRAPHYSHLFYDIIPGEYTVVRQPDILIVEGLNVLQPPSMSHPLAVSDLFDFSVYVDARTSDIETWFTRRFLKLRESAFADPNSFFTRFSQQSEEDAIAFAHDVWKSVNEPNLIENIRPTRARATLVLRKESDHRVQKVLLRKL from the coding sequence ATGAGCCAAAAACACAGCGAAGCCCAAGCCACCGATGATTTGAGCACAGAAACGGTGGGTCTTGATACACAAACGCTGATCCGCCCCGACCTCACCTCGCCGTTCACAGAGATCGACCGAGATGAGTGGGCACGACTTGCCGGCGAGACGCCGATGCCGCTGACTGAGCAAGAGGTCGACGCGTTTCGTGGGCTTGGCGAAGTGCTGGATCTCGTCGAAGTTTCTGAGGTGTATCGACCGCTAAGCCGCCTCATAAACCAGTATGCGATCGCCGCTCGCGAGATGCACCAGCGCACCAGAAAGTTCCTGCACCGCGAGAACGAACGACCGAGCACGTTCGTGATCGGTGTCGCCGGTTCTGTGGCTGTCGGCAAGTCAACGGTGGCTCGTATTCTTCGCGATTTGCTCGCCCGCTGGCCCGAAACGCCGAACGTGTCACTCGTGACCACCGATGGCTTTCTTTACCCAAATGCCGAACTAGACAGGCGTGGGCTTACGGACCGAAAGGGATTTCCTGAGTCGTACGATCGGCGGGCCCTGCTTCGTTTCGTTTCGCAGGTGAAGTCTGGCATGCCTGAGGTTCGCGCACCCCACTACAGTCACCTGTTTTACGACATTATTCCCGGTGAGTACACCGTGGTCAGGCAGCCTGACATTCTCATTGTTGAAGGGCTCAACGTCTTGCAACCACCGTCAATGTCTCACCCGCTCGCCGTGTCAGATCTTTTCGATTTTTCTGTCTATGTTGACGCCCGCACAAGCGACATCGAGACCTGGTTCACCCGCCGGTTTCTCAAGCTGCGTGAGAGCGCGTTCGCTGATCCGAACTCGTTCTTCACGCGGTTCTCTCAGCAGAGTGAGGAAGACGCGATCGCGTTCGCCCACGACGTCTGGAAGAGCGTGAATGAGCCGAACCTCATCGAAAATATTCGGCCAACGCGCGCACGGGCGACCCTTGTGCTGCGCAAAGAGTCAGACCACCGCGTGCAAAAGGTGCTGCTGCGCAAGCTGTAG
- the glmM gene encoding phosphoglucosamine mutase, translated as MGRLFGTDGVRGLAGVDITADLALGLAHAAALVLGRNARSESRRATAIVARDPRVSGEFISAAVSAGLAAAGVDVLDAGVIPTPAAAYLVADTGADFGVMVSASHNPAPDNGIKFFAEGGRKLPDDVEDAIEAAMSKPAVAVTGFEVGRIRRFADAEDRYLVHLLGTLEGLSLAGLHVVLDCAHGAASGISPDAFSDAGAKVTVIGNDPDGMNINDGVGSTHVEPLAAKVIEVGADLGIAHDGDADRCLAVDAAGNLIDGDKIMAILALSMSARGKLEQNTLVATVMSNLGLKLAMADNGIDVVETGVGDRYVLEAINEHGYSLGGEQSGHVIMSEFATTGDGILTGLHIAAEIVRTGKSLAELAECMQVYPQVLVNVRGVDRTKASSDEVLQAAVRQVEEVLAGNGRVLLRPSGTEPVVRVMVEASHVDHAQQLADDLAAIVKERLAV; from the coding sequence ATGGGACGCCTGTTTGGCACCGACGGGGTGCGGGGCCTGGCTGGGGTGGACATCACCGCAGACCTGGCCCTCGGCCTCGCGCACGCAGCGGCTCTCGTTCTCGGGCGTAACGCCCGAAGCGAGAGCCGTCGCGCTACCGCGATCGTTGCGCGCGATCCGCGGGTCTCTGGCGAGTTTATCTCGGCAGCTGTGTCGGCCGGTCTCGCTGCGGCCGGAGTCGATGTACTTGACGCTGGTGTGATTCCCACACCTGCTGCGGCATACCTTGTTGCAGACACGGGGGCCGACTTTGGTGTGATGGTGTCTGCCTCACACAATCCCGCACCCGACAATGGCATCAAGTTCTTCGCAGAGGGTGGCCGCAAGCTCCCCGACGACGTCGAAGACGCCATCGAAGCTGCCATGAGCAAGCCTGCGGTTGCGGTGACCGGTTTCGAGGTTGGTCGGATCCGCAGATTCGCCGACGCCGAAGATCGCTACCTCGTGCACTTGCTCGGCACACTCGAGGGGTTGAGCCTTGCCGGATTGCACGTAGTGCTCGACTGCGCTCATGGCGCGGCCTCTGGTATCTCGCCTGACGCATTTAGCGACGCGGGCGCCAAGGTGACTGTCATCGGCAATGATCCCGATGGTATGAACATTAACGACGGCGTGGGATCCACGCATGTCGAACCGCTTGCAGCGAAAGTCATTGAAGTTGGGGCAGACCTCGGTATTGCTCACGATGGTGACGCAGATCGATGCCTCGCTGTCGATGCGGCCGGCAATCTTATTGATGGCGACAAGATCATGGCGATTCTTGCCCTGTCGATGTCTGCGCGGGGCAAGCTCGAGCAGAACACGCTTGTCGCGACTGTTATGTCGAACCTTGGTCTCAAGCTAGCGATGGCCGATAACGGTATCGATGTTGTCGAGACCGGTGTAGGCGATCGCTATGTGCTCGAGGCCATCAACGAGCACGGATATTCGCTTGGTGGCGAACAGTCCGGTCACGTGATCATGAGCGAGTTCGCGACAACTGGTGACGGGATTCTCACGGGCCTGCATATCGCGGCCGAGATTGTTCGCACTGGCAAGTCACTTGCCGAGCTCGCTGAGTGCATGCAGGTGTACCCGCAGGTGCTGGTCAACGTTCGCGGTGTGGATCGCACGAAGGCAAGCAGCGACGAGGTCTTGCAGGCCGCAGTTCGCCAGGTCGAAGAGGTGCTCGCTGGCAACGGCCGCGTGTTGCTTCGCCCCTCTGGCACTGAGCCTGTCGTGCGCGTGATGGTTGAGGCCTCACATGTTGATCACGCTCAGCAGCTCGCTGACGACCTAGCCGCTATCGTGAAGGAACGCCTCGCGGTCTGA